The following is a genomic window from Paenibacillus sp. FSL R5-0766.
GAGATTGATCTGGCAGGCATAGAGGCACTGGCACCTGATCATATTCTGATCTCTCCGGGCCCGTGTACACCGAATGAAGCAGGCATTAGCTTGGCAGTCATTGATCATTTCAAGGGAAGCATTCCGATCTTTGGTGTTTGTCTGGGGCATCAGTCCATTGGACAAGCGTTTGGTGGCAATGTCATTCGTGCGGAGCGCATGATGCACGGCAAAACATCTGAGATGCACCACAACGGGGCATCGGTATTTGCCGGATTGCCATCTCCATTCACAGCTACCCGTTATCACTCCCTGATTGTCGAGCGCAGTAGCTTGCCTGACTGTCTGGAGATTACAGCGGAGACAGCTGAAGGTGAAATTATGGGTCTGCGCCACAAAGAATATGCGATTGAAGGTGTTCAGTTCCACCCGGAATCCATTATTACAGACCATGGTCATCAGATGCTTCGTAACTTTTTATCCCAACAAGTGAAGGTATAACATGCAATATGCCG
Proteins encoded in this region:
- the pabA gene encoding aminodeoxychorismate/anthranilate synthase component II, with protein sequence MILVIDNYDSFTYNLVQYLGELGETVEVRRNDEIDLAGIEALAPDHILISPGPCTPNEAGISLAVIDHFKGSIPIFGVCLGHQSIGQAFGGNVIRAERMMHGKTSEMHHNGASVFAGLPSPFTATRYHSLIVERSSLPDCLEITAETAEGEIMGLRHKEYAIEGVQFHPESIITDHGHQMLRNFLSQQVKV